One region of Sardina pilchardus chromosome 18, fSarPil1.1, whole genome shotgun sequence genomic DNA includes:
- the ppp2r5d gene encoding serine/threonine-protein phosphatase 2A 56 kDa regulatory subunit delta isoform isoform X2, with the protein MVEYITHNRDVVTESIYPEGVIMFSVNLFRTLPPSSNPTGAEFDPEEDEPTLEAAWPHLQLVYEFFLRFLESPDFQPNVAKKYIDQKFVLSLLELFDSEDPRERDFLKTILHRIYGKFLGLRAYIRRQINNIFYRFIYETEHHNGIAELLEILGSIINGFALPLKEEHKMFLIRVLLPLHKVKSLSVYHPQLAYCVVQFLEKDSSLTEPVIMGLLKFWPKTHSPKEVMFLNELEEILDVIEPSEFIKVMEPLFSQLAKCVSSPHFQVAERALYYWNNEYIMSLISDNAAKILPIMFPALYKNSKSHWNKTIHGLIYNALKLFMEMNQKLFDDCTQQYKAEKQKEKYKLKEREEVWHKIEDLAKQNPNMPLVCPEQRPGHPDEFMMCGDAGVPLYSMETETPTAEDIQLLKKTVETEATPGLKELRVEKVLMRRKSELPQDVYTIKALEAHKRAEEFLTANQEAL; encoded by the exons ATGGTGgaatacatcacacacaacagagacgtCGTCACCGAGAGTATCTACCCAGAGGGAGTCATcatg TTCTCAGTGAACCTGTTCCGCACGCTGCCCCCCTCGTCCAACCCCACGGGGGCGGAGTTTGACCCTGAGGAGGACGAACCCACGCTGGAAGCCGCCTGGCCTcacctacag CTGGTGTATGAGTTTTTCCTGAGGTTTTTGGAGTCTCCTGATTTCCAACCGAATGTCGCCAAAAAATACATCGACCAAAAGTTTGTCCTGTCT CTGCTGGAGTTGTTTGACAGTGAGGATCCTCGTGAGCGGGACTTCCTGAAGACCATCCTGCACCGCATCTACGGCAAATTCCTCGGCCTCCGCGCCTACATCCGCCGCCAGATCAACAACATCTTctacag GTTTATCTACGAGACAGAGCATCACAACGGCATTGCAGAACTCTTAGAAATATTAGGAAG catCATAAACGGCTTCGCTCTGCCTCTGAAGGAGGAGCACAAGATGTTTCTCATTCGGGTTCTGCTGCCACTGCACAAAGTCAAGTCTCTGAGCGTCTACcacccacag cTGGCGTATTGTGTTGTGCAGTTCTTGGAGAAGGACAGCAGCCTCACTGAGCCG gtgatCATGGGCCTGCTGAAGTTCTGGCCCAAGACGCACAGTCCGAAGGAGGTGATGTTCCTGAACGAGCTGGAGGAGATCCTGGACGTCATCGAGCCCTCCGAGTTCATCAAGGTCATGGAGCCGCTCTTCAGCCAGCTGGCCAAGTGTGTGTCCAGCCCCcacttccag gtggcagAGCGAGCCCTCTACTACTGGAATAATGAATACATAATGAGTCTCATCAGTGACAACGCTGCCAAGATCCTCCCCATCATGTTCCCTGCGCTCTACAAGAACTCCAAAAGCCACTGGAACaa gacgaTCCACGGTCTCATCTATAATGCCCTGAAGCTCTTCATGGAGATGAACCAGAAGCTGTTTGATGACTGTACCCAGCAGTACAAGGCAGAGAAACagaa AGAGAAGTACAAGCTAAAGGAACGAGAGGAAGTCTGGCACAAGATTGAGGATTTGGCAAAACAGAATCCaaac ATGCCGTTAGTCTGCCCTGAACAGAGGCCTGGCCACCCTGATgag ttcatGATGTGTGGTGATGCCGGGGTGCCGCTGTACTCCATGGAAACGGAGACCCCGACAGCAGAGGACATTCAGCTGCTAAAGAAGACTGTGGAGACTGAAGCTACgccg gGTCTGAAGGAGCTGAGGGTGGAGAAGGTTTTGATGAGGAGGAAGTCGGAGCTGCCGCAGGACGTTTACACCATCAAGGCGCTGGAGGCTCACAAGCGAGCCGAGGAGTTCCTGACGGCCAATCAGGAGGCCCTCTGA
- the mea1 gene encoding male-enhanced antigen 1 → MEVMGPERILPNSEEELARDRPSDAGAVPEAWSAEDMEEDEAGAPDEEEDDDNGGYYYQPLNQDPDGMVSVPTEPPEEAGSHAEQIQDVQERIQAMGLHLPQPPAPDSDDEDDPEGTAANRSRASIPMDAEHVELVKRTMAAVNLPSLGVPSWAQDISDDQWSDLVQHTLQTRQSHD, encoded by the exons ATGGAAGTCATGGGTCCTGAAAGAATCCTTCCGAACTCCGAGGAGGAGCTGGCGCGCGACCGTCCCTCCGACGCAGGAGCCGTGCCCGAGGCCTGGAGCGCggaggacatggaggaggacgaggcggGCGCCCCggacgaagaggaggacgacgacAACGGAGGCTACTACTACCAGCCGCTCAACCAGGACCCGGACGGAATGGTGTCGGTCCCCACAGAGCCGCCGGAGGAGGCGGGCTCACACGCCGAACAGATCCAAGACGTCCAGGAGCGCATACAG gcgaTGGGGCTGCACCTGCCGCAGCCTCCTGCTCcagacagtgatgatgaagacgacCCAGAGGGCACCGCTGCAAACAGGAGTCGAGCCTCCATCCCCATGgatgcag AGCACGTGGAGCTGGTGAAGAGGACGATGGCGGCGGTGAACCTGCCCTCGCTGGGCGTTCCCTCGTGGGCGCAGGACATCTCCGACGACCAGTGGAGCGACCTCGTGCAGCACACCCTGCAGACGCGCCAGAGCCacgactag
- the dnph1 gene encoding 2'-deoxynucleoside 5'-phosphate N-hydrolase 1, protein MHIYFCGSIRGGRDDVALYQKIVKKCQQYGTVLTEHVSHGHLTEKGEDASLAGDKAIHDRDMTWLTTADVVVAEVTQPSLGVGYELGRALDMRKKIFCLFRPSSGRVLSAMIRGAHDGSLFHVRDYTEDEVERVLEELFSGLAKN, encoded by the exons ATGCACATCTACTTCTGTGGCAGCATCCGGGGAGGCAGAGATGACGTGGCGTTATATCAGAAGATTGTCAAGAAATGCCAGCAGTACGGTACCGTTCTAACGGAGCACGTGAGTCATGGACACCTCACTGAAAAAG GTGAGGACGCATCACTTGCAGGAGACAAAGCGATCCACGACCGAGACATGACGTGGCTCACAACGGCTGATG tcGTCGTGGCGGAGGTGACGCAGCCCTCTCTGGGGGTGGGCTATGAGCTGGGTCGAGCGCTGGACATGAGGAAGAAGATCTTCTGCCTCTTCAGACCGTCCTCAGGCCGAG TGCTGTCGGCCATGATCCGTGGGGCGCACGACGGTTCCCTGTTCCACGTCAGGGACTACACGGAGGACGAGGTGGAACGCGTTCTAGAGGAGTTGTTCAGCGGCCTGGCCAAGAACTGA